From Juglans regia cultivar Chandler chromosome 8, Walnut 2.0, whole genome shotgun sequence, the proteins below share one genomic window:
- the LOC109018050 gene encoding nucleotide-sugar uncharacterized transporter 1-like isoform X1: protein MPAKKEKCLKSYELLFLTNLAHLKVLGFNHNVDVVPLLLSPSILWLLLVLNEVKFKFPIFLTFIHYVISWLLMAVLNSFSILPASPSSKLTPSSTLIALGTVMSLSTGLANVSLKYNSVGFYQMSKIAVTPSIVLAEFIFYKKKVSFSKVLSLTVVSIGVAVATVTDLQFDLFGACVALAWIIPSAVNKILWSSLQQQENWTALALMWKTTPITLLFLVALIPVLDPPGVLSFDWSFSSTLAILTSAVLGFLLQWSGALALGATSAITHVVLGQFKTCVLLLGNYSLFGSNQGKTSICGAFTAIAGMSIYTYLNMKQKSGKTPPRQASSLPISRLSKENGNT, encoded by the exons ATGCCGGCCAAAAAG GAAAAGTGCTTGAAGAGTTACGAGCTTTTGTTTTTAACGAATTTGGCTCATCTGAAGGTGCTAGGGTTCAACCACAATGTAGATGTCGTCCCATTACTGCTCTCACCTTCAATTTTGTGGTTGCTGTTG gTGCTCAATGAAGTTAAATTCAAGTTCCCCATATTTCTTACTTTTATTCACTATGTTATAAGCTGGTTATTGATGGCTGTGCTAAATTCATTTTCTATTCTCCCTGCATCTCCTTCCTCAAAATTGACACCTTCATCTACTTTAATTGCTCTGGGCACTGTTATGTCTCTATCTACAGGGCTTGCTAATGTCAGCTTAAAATACAATAG TGTGGGATTCTATCAGATGTCTAAGATTGCTGTAACACCATCAATTGTTCTGGctgagtttatattttataagaagaaGGTTTCTTTCTCCAAG GTGCTTTCACTTACAGTAGTATCTATTGGTGTTGCTGTGGCTACGGTCACTGATCTCCAATTCGACCTCTTTGGTGCTTGTGTAGCATTGGCATGGATAATACCTAGTGCAGTTAACAAGATCCTCTGGTCCAGTTTGCAGCAGCAGGAGAATTGGACTGCCTTGGC CTTGATGTGGAAGACAACGCCGATCACTTTGTTATTTCTGGTTGCCTTGATACCTGTATTAGATCCCCCTGGTGTCCTCTCATTTGATTGGAGTTTTAGTAGCACATTGGCTATTCTTACATCAGCAGTTCTTGGCTTCTTGCTTCAATGGTCAGGTGCTTTAGCACTTGG gGCTACATCTGCCATAACCCATGTTGTTCTTGGGCAATTCAAAACATGCGTTCTTCTTCTAGGAAACTACTCTCTGTTTGGATCAAATCAAGGAAAAACTAGTATCTGTGGAGCATTCACGGCAATTGCTGGTATGTCTATTTACACTTACCTTAACATGAAGCAGAAATCAGGCAAAACACCACCTCGACAAGCCTCTTCTTTGCCTATATCCAGGCTGAGCAAAGAAAATGGCAACACATGA
- the LOC109018050 gene encoding nucleotide-sugar uncharacterized transporter 1-like isoform X2, which translates to MFDFLGRKDIRKILKSKDSDAGQKGKVLEELRAFVFNEFGSSEGARVQPQCRCRPITALTFNFVVAVGIIFMNKLVLNEVKFKFPIFLTFIHYVISWLLMAVLNSFSILPASPSSKLTPSSTLIALGTVMSLSTGLANVSLKYNSVGFYQMSKIAVTPSIVLAEFIFYKKKVSFSKVLSLTVVSIGVAVATVTDLQFDLFGACVALAWIIPSAVNKILWSSLQQQENWTALALMWKTTPITLLFLVALIPVLDPPGVLSFDWSFSSTLAILTSAVLGFLLQWSGALALGATSAITHVVLGQFKTCVLLLGNYSLFGSNQGKTSICGAFTAIAG; encoded by the exons ATGTTCGATTTCTTAGGAAGGAAAGACATCAGGAAAATTCTTAAGAGCAAAGATAGTGATGCCGGCCAAAAAG GAAAAGTGCTTGAAGAGTTACGAGCTTTTGTTTTTAACGAATTTGGCTCATCTGAAGGTGCTAGGGTTCAACCACAATGTAGATGTCGTCCCATTACTGCTCTCACCTTCAATTTTGTGGTTGCTGTTGGTATTATTTTCATGAATAAATTG gTGCTCAATGAAGTTAAATTCAAGTTCCCCATATTTCTTACTTTTATTCACTATGTTATAAGCTGGTTATTGATGGCTGTGCTAAATTCATTTTCTATTCTCCCTGCATCTCCTTCCTCAAAATTGACACCTTCATCTACTTTAATTGCTCTGGGCACTGTTATGTCTCTATCTACAGGGCTTGCTAATGTCAGCTTAAAATACAATAG TGTGGGATTCTATCAGATGTCTAAGATTGCTGTAACACCATCAATTGTTCTGGctgagtttatattttataagaagaaGGTTTCTTTCTCCAAG GTGCTTTCACTTACAGTAGTATCTATTGGTGTTGCTGTGGCTACGGTCACTGATCTCCAATTCGACCTCTTTGGTGCTTGTGTAGCATTGGCATGGATAATACCTAGTGCAGTTAACAAGATCCTCTGGTCCAGTTTGCAGCAGCAGGAGAATTGGACTGCCTTGGC CTTGATGTGGAAGACAACGCCGATCACTTTGTTATTTCTGGTTGCCTTGATACCTGTATTAGATCCCCCTGGTGTCCTCTCATTTGATTGGAGTTTTAGTAGCACATTGGCTATTCTTACATCAGCAGTTCTTGGCTTCTTGCTTCAATGGTCAGGTGCTTTAGCACTTGG gGCTACATCTGCCATAACCCATGTTGTTCTTGGGCAATTCAAAACATGCGTTCTTCTTCTAGGAAACTACTCTCTGTTTGGATCAAATCAAGGAAAAACTAGTATCTGTGGAGCATTCACGGCAATTGCTG GCTGA
- the LOC108980138 gene encoding oligosaccharyltransferase complex subunit ostc-like, translating into MRSKPETQSHTAATEPLSSTSMDPIFPLLRILPFGFLRPPKLRLKLPTLTLPSPMTVYALVLLTYFMVVSGIVYDVIVEPPGIGSTQDRATGSVRPVVFLPGRVNGQYIVEGLSSGFMFVLGGVGVVLMDLALDRNRAKSVKVSYATAGIASVVIAYVMSMLFIRIKIPAYLR; encoded by the coding sequence ATGAGGTCCAAACCCGAAACCCAAAGCCACACCGCTGCAACGGAGCCACTATCATCCACGTCCATGGACCCGATCTTCCCCCTCCTCCGGATCCTACCATTCGGCTTCCTCCGCCCACCCAAGCTCCGCCTCAAGCTCCCAACCCTAACCCTCCCCTCCCCGATGACCGTCTACGCCCTTGTTCTCCTCACCTACTTCATGGTCGTCTCCGGTATCGTATACGACGTCATCGTCGAGCCACCCGGTATAGGTTCCACCCAGGACCGCGCCACAGGATCCGTACGACCCGTCGTTTTCCTCCCCGGACGCGTCAACGGCCAGTACATTGTTGAGGGCCTCTCTTCCGGCTTCATGTTCGTGCTCGGCGGCGTCGGCGTGGTACTCATGGACCTCGCGCTTGATCGCAACCGCGCCAAGTCCGTCAAGGTCTCCTACGCCACCGCGGGGATCGCCTCCGTGGTGATTGCCTACGTGATGAGTATGCTATTTATTCGGATTAAGATCCCGGCTTATCTTAGatga
- the LOC108988641 gene encoding plant intracellular Ras-group-related LRR protein 6-like, with amino-acid sequence MWVSNKDMYEQHQPQQQLQQMRKRMERRETAEEERLMEIVDLSGMSLESLPTPSLNLGTICKLNLSNNNLQSIPESLIARLLNLIVLDVHSNQLKSLPNSIGCLSKLKVLNVSGNLIESLPKSIENCRSLEELNANFNKLMKLPDTIGFELTNLKKLSVNSNKLVFLPSSTSHLTSLRVLDARLNCLRSLPEDLENLINLEALNVSQNFQYLDSLPYSIGLLINLVELDVSYNKITTLPDSMGCLKKLQKLSVDGNPLTSPPTEVVEQGMHAVREYLSEKMNAGHRSPQKKKSSWVGKLVKYGTFNGINTRHPHRVEERGGFIMQEYRSIDSLASPRYMGMFSPRRLFSPRTYFTR; translated from the exons ATGTGGGTTTCTAATAAGGATATGTATGAACAGCATCAGCCTCAACAGCAGCTGCAGCAGATGAGGAAGAGGATGGAGAGAAGGGAAACCGCAGAGGAAGAGAGATTAATGGAAATAGTGGATTTGAGTGGCATGTCCTTGGAGTCTCTCCCTACTCCTTCCCTTAATTTAGGCACTATTTGTAAGTTGAACCTCTCCAACAACAATCTTCAG AGCATACCGGAGTCCTTGATTGCGAGACTGCTCAACCTGATAGTGTTGGACGTGCACTCAAATCAGCTTAAGTCGCTCCCAAATTCGATTGGCTGTCTTTCTAAGCTCAAGGTTCTCAACGTCTCCGGCAACCTTATCGAGTCCCTACCAAAATCCATTGAGAACTGCAG ATCCTTAGAGGAACTGAATGCCAACTTCAACAAGCTGATGAAGCTCCCAGATACCATCGGCTTTGAGCTTACTAACCTAAAGAAGCTCTCAGTCAACTCAAACAAGCTGGTTTTCCTCCCAAGCTCCACCTCCCACCTGACCTCCCTGCGTGTCTTAGACGCCCGCCTGAACTGCCTCAGGTCTCTCCCCGAAGACCTCGAGAACCTCATCAACCTCGAAGCCCTCAATGTGAGCCAGAACTTCCAGTACCTCGACAGCCTCCCATATTCCATAGGCCTCCTCATCAACCTCGTCGAGCTGGACGTCAGCTACAACAAGATAACAACCCTGCCCGACTCCATGGGATGTCTCAAGAAGCTCCAGAAGCTTAGCGTGGACGGGAACCCGCTCACTTCGCCTCCTACGGAGGTAGTGGAGCAGGGAATGCATGCGGTGAGGGAGTACCTGAGCGAGAAGATGAATGCAGGCCACAGAAGCCCGCAAAAGAAGAAATCGTCATGGGTTGGAAAGTTGGTCAAGTACGGGACGTTCAATGGAATCAACACAAGACACCCTCATCGCGTAGAGGAGCGCGGCGGCTTCATCATGCAGGAGTACAGGTCCATTGACAGCCTTGCTTCGCCGAGGTATATGGGGATGTTCTCGCCGCGGCGCCTCTTCTCTCCCCGCACTTACTTCACTAGATGA